GGGAGAAGACATTGGACTTAAAAGACCTTCCAAACTTTCGTCATGGCTTTGTGACTCTGCTGTAAAAGAGCGATGTAGTGAAAAGCGAGCTCCAACGCCTTTATAGTCAGTGTGTACAAACAACAGCTTTTTTTGGTTCTAGTAAAATTGTCAACTAGTCAAACCGCGACAAAGATATAGAGCAGTGTTTTGCACCAAAAGgtactgaagaaaaatctgaaacagGTACACGAGACTCGAGAACCCAACACAAAGAATAGGCACCAATATTATTCTCAACCAACTACTTTCTACTCATCGTTGAGATACCAAGCATATTGCATTCGAACTTTCTTGAACGCTTTCAAATAACATTTCTAGTGAGTGGAATAAATCTAGTGAAAGAGTATAGATGGAAAGGAACTTCGAATGCTGCTTCTGAGATTGTAATAACCTTTCTAAGAGAAAATACCCGCATTAAGGATCGATCTTCCGGAAGAGTTACTCGGATGGGACAAAAAATCGAGATAACGTAAAGTACTTTACATGGAAACGTGCGTTTAAGATGTTCAACAATGCATCAAACCTACTCTTCTCATTTCcatggaaaaatttgttgaagtaTGCGACAGCGTCGTCTAAATTGTCGAATTTTTTGTAGAGGGGTTGAGGATAATCTTCTATCTAAAAAGTTGAGTCTTCACAAAACTTCAGACAAGGAAGCTTACCACTGGTGGAAGACAACACATTTCTCTGCTATGTTAAATATGATCCCGAACATAATGTATATCTGGGCACTAGCGCGTACGTATGTCTATGTTCATAATCAGCTCCCAATAATTAAACGACAACTCAGATCTCACTGAAGTCCATACTGGTCTTCAAATGCAGGTTGCAATAGGAATCAAAAGTAATCTAGCTCACTTTATCATTGTAATATGGTATAACGGCGCGCGTTCGctggcgaagaaaaaagaaaactacctCCTAAAGTAGGTGGGCGCTGTAAAGAATGTAACTATAGGATTTAAGGATTACATCAATGTGATGCATAATCGGAGGAAAATGCAACGCCTATAACGGTGACTGAAACAACCGCAAACGTGAACTGCAACCTGATAAAATCTGCTTGTCACCTGTTCGAGTTAGGAGTACACGACACTTCAACAGACTTACAATCAGCCATTACAATGGAGTCTGGTGGGAAGCCAAAGCAGAAATCGTTCCACCGAATTAAGATATTGAAATGGAAATGACACGAGTGTTAAGGACAATCAATACGTACTTGTTACGAACGATTAAATCTTCGACATACATATTTCTTGACATCCTCGTAGTTGGTGAAGACTCCCACTGAATATCCACGGGCTACTGCATAATACTTCTCCAGATTTGGTTCCGGAAATGCCACTAAGAATAATAATCATATCTTGTTTCCACAATATTTGATAAGATAATACTAGATTAAAACAAGgaactatagtagggtcaaaacgacatgaagcacatgAACTCAGAGCCGTATGCACTTTCTTCAAGGATATTACATTTATGTGACAAGTCTGTGATTTATTTTGCATTGTCAAATGATAACGAGTTCTGGCATTGGTTAACCCCACTGGCACACGTCCCACAAACGCCcagatatagtagggtcaaaacgatatgaaacacgtacgcaattgcgtacgcggcttctttcgaggtgcttcggtggagcgtagcggctaggagcgtggtgaaactcTTGCTgggaccacccatcgctgcacttTGCAACGGTCCctcctcggttccaactgctgccttcactGCGCCGTTCCGGacacgtacgcaaatgcaccgcaactgcactcgtgattcatgtcgtgttgacccgactataggtaCTATTCGCTtgacggaaaaaaatggacatgGAATTACCGATTTATATTCgacataaatattaaatatatataatataatataatatcacCGTACACTCGACTTTTTTCGGCTGACGGGCATTGAAGTACTCTTCCGCCTCTTCACGTGTAGAGAACTTCTTATAAACGGCTTGAGGAAAGTCGTCTATCTAAAATGCTTTGCACATAAAAGTAACATGAAATTCGAGCATACACCGCatattaaaagtaaaatatcaCGACAGCAAGGAGGCGTCGTAACAATGAGAATAGTAGTCACATGGGTTGCTTTTATGACGGCTCATTTAGAAGCTAGTCCTACTGTAACAGGAGACTAGCTTCTACTCCTTCTTGACCTCTCTATGCAAATCTACTTTCTATAGTTACGTCAGATGCATCTTTTCTAACTTACAGCCATAAAGCTACACATCCAATTTCATCTACagcatgaagtacggtgcagttgcatgatcggctgcgctccaagcgaCGCTGTGGAGATAGCGCTTGGAAtctaggtgggaccattgtgAATCGCAGCGATGAGAGGGGCTAACATTGATCCTCACTCAATACTAACCGCACGCTCCACAacaacgcagccgcttacaccaCTGCAcggtgctttatgtcgttttgatgcTACTATGAAAGAATCACAGCAAGATTCAATTATGTATTCAGCTAAAATtgagagaaatgaagaaatattagCTAAACTTTGTGACATGACAAAGCTGGACAGGttggaaatgtaaaaaaagcaTAGCCTAGATAGATAAAGCAACAACGAATTAGAAGTGCGTCAAACTGGTGCGTAGAATACACAAAGCCATTTGCAGAAATTATctctaaaaaaggaagaacttTTTGAAACTAAGGCGGAAACCAGTGCCCATCTCATCACAAGGTTGTGTCTGTTCGTTTTACATGAAGAAACGCCGCAGAAGGGCAGTTAAATGAAGGTATTTGAAATTCAGGAGGAGATGCGTGCAAATATCCGTACAGACTTGTGTTCGTATGAAATGATTATGAACCAATGACCGGGGTGGTTGACGAAAAATTAGCATTGTAGGCAAGATAGTAAAAAATGTAGATGTAAtcggaaggataaaaacgcaTGGATACGCTGTAGTTTCGCCGATGAATTGAGTTTTATAAAAAGACGAATGTTTGAGTAAACTAGGCTAATCCTAGTAGGGTTTAGATCCACATTTACTGACAATGTGACATAGCAAGTGTACTTGTCAAGTACTTAAATACCTAGTCACAGTCACTTACCAAGTACTTAAATACCAATCACAGAGGTAGATTATCTTAGATGTCTACAGATTTCCTTAGAAAGTGCTAACTTTTCTTGATGTAAGAGTTATGATCACTGTTTGACAAAATTTTAGCTATCACATTTCCATCATCTATGTAACGAAAATAAGTCAATATCAGTAATGTGGGTGATTACCTAAAAGTTCTCTCTACGGAATACTGATATCCACAATAGAAATCCTCGGTTTTCGTCGCATTCCACAAACTCTAGGCGGTAGGTCTGCAgcgaaaacgcaaaaaaaggaagttatTAGATCGATCGGACCCGGGACATATCGTCTGCGGACTACGTATGTCCGTGATCAGCATCGGCGATTATCCCTAAAGGTtatattccgtccatttttacATGGCACAAAAGGAGAAAGCGAATCATTGCCCCAAGCAATGTTTCATGTCTTCCTAGCCTCGCATCGATCCTCAACACCGCCAGAAGAAAGCAACAATTAAGAGTAACTGATGATGGAATATAACAATACATTTCATGAAAATTAAAGCGAAAAGTCTGTTATGTTCCGATGAGGTATCACATCATTGTGAGCCATCATTCAAACAGGTGGTCCGGATTTAGTGGCTACAATTCGCCACCGTAGCATTGCTTCAATCTTCTcggaaaaatgttttgttaCTCGATTTCCCCGAATTAATCCTTAGCATAGTAATTTCCCTATgtaaaaggatgaagaataaAGTGGCGTTAATCTATCCGCTTGGgttgcgccccacgttcacttcaattcagaaacgattggggtttacgaacgtgtaactggcctatacaataacttgcggtaCTGATCAACTCTGTGCGCACAACTCTTTCGTATACCTCTCATTTCCGATAAGTTATGCACCGCTATTCAACAATGTCTCAGGAGAGAGGGATGTCTAAGTTTTGTTGTAACACTACAGATGACGATGAGAGAGCTAGGCCAATTgaggtagaaaaaagaaaaaaatgtgggatTCGGTAGGCATAAAGTGCGTCACCACTACGCACGATCATGGAGTTAGGAACGTAAAGTTCACTCATAAACTTCCCATTGCGGAAAAGGTCCTGTGGTATTTCGGATCCACAACAAAACCCCGGCGGCGACACGAAAACGATCGTGCAGATCACGCACGACTTAACCTTTTGAGGCTCTACACAGGAAAATCAACTGAGCATTAGCTAAGAATAAAGGTCGTAGCACCTTCGCGTCGCCTCAAACCAAAAAATTACATGTACTGAGCGGCCTTCGTGCCatggttcattgaaagtcgaacttggtgatataaaataaatcctTTATAGCAACTGTACTTTCCTGCAACTACCTTACTGAACTTTAGCAACCGTTTTGCAGCTGATGAAAGAGCACTTGCAGCAAAAGCAGACATATACAGTGCTAATATTCCACTCTACGCAACGTCTGCATGAGTTTCTACTTAAACAATCTAGAGCAATAAAAACTTACGAGAACTTATAATGTGCTGTGATTAAGAGCTGAGCAAAAGAATCACTGAAGATCGATTGGAGAACGCCATACTATATCTGGAGCTTTTCTAATGTAGCAAGCAAAAATCACAGTAGACAATAGTACAAAACTAAGGTGTGTTAAGAATTAACGAAGATAATCATAACGTTTGGCTGTGAACGACATCTGTTCGACCTAAGAGGGTGAATCCAAGCACTCACTTGCTTTTTGGCGTCGTCCCAATTCTCATATATTCCACGTTCGAACCCATGAGCAACCGCGTAGAACTTGGACATTCTTAAaccaatgtaattttttttttttgtaatcggaattatctttaaaaaaacggcactcAGCGAGATCGCCCAGGGAGCAAACAcagtttcattttaaatttattgcaGTACAACAGTAAGTACCGAAATCAGGCCCAACACTGAACGGCGTACATCACGTTCAAGGAAGGAGTTCATTTCAATACGCAACAGCAGAGGCATAATTTTGAGGAAATGGTTTTGAAAAAGGTTATCAGAAGACAAGAGTTAGACTCAGTCACGCAGACTAGTGGTATATAGTATGTACAAAGGCAGGGattactcagaaaaaaaaaactttaaaaagtcAATCTCGGAGTTCGGCAAGTCGCTGCGCCATTGAGCTGAGATCTGGGGTTGCTTCTTGTTCGGCTCCAAGCTCGCCAGTTGCAGCTGCAGGAGCTTTTCCTAGTTCGCCAGCAGTTACTTCCCAGAGAATACGATCCACTTCTTCCTGAAATAGGGAGCGGacttaaacaaaagaaaattgcgGGTTCTTTTGgatattacaaataaaaagcTGGAATGAGTGCGAAATTCACTAATTTGCACAATGAAAATTAGAACATTCttcaaaagcaaataaattgtCTACTGGAGATGGCAATCTACATAAGGTTGTGACCAACTTTAGATTAAAGGctgcatatcacgaaattgacggtgtGGGAATCTCTACAAAAAATGGCCTCAGGAGAAtgaagaaactaaaaattcgaagaacGCTCAACTGCACGCAGGACGTGGGAACCAACCGGTGCGGATAGGGAAGAAGGGGAGAGAGGGGATGGCACCAACTTATCGAACCGGATCACTGATAGGCTTGGTTGGTTCTAGTCAACGACCATGCAGTCGCAGCCGAAGATCTTATAGTCCTAAAGCTTAGAGCAGCCAGCAACGCAGTAGAGCGAGCGGTTGCGGTCGAGCTGCGAACCAGACTAAGTCCAATCACTTCTGCAGTCCGGTGCTGATCCAATCATAGCAAATGCACCACACCCAATTACCGGTGAAGAAGAGAGATCGACCACATTTCAGTCAATCGAAAGTTTTGTTAACGGATGTCGTGGTTCCGAAATTTTACACTTAACGAGAGGAGCGTAGAGAATCCATGACAAAAGTCACGGCAGCATCTGCAGCGATTTGTCGACGGTGTCCACGTTACAAATGATTGAGGAGTGGCACGCTGCAAGCAGGTAAGTCTGAAGCGCCCGATACGAGAAGGgtgaattgaaagaaaacaaggtaAAGAACacaaacaaaggaaaattaaaCGTAAATAGGCACTCTGCCCCCCCTCCCAACGCAGCTGTCGCCTAATGCTTTGGTTGACGTGTTGAGATAGTTCCGTGCTAGGAGTACGTGCTGCTATTGTGCGCGTCGGCCATAACTCTTCGCTCCGGACCATGCCCTTCCTCCCTGGGTAATTTTGTTATGGTCAAAAGGAGTCTGTAAGCGAAGCTTTGTTCTGACATAATTCATTTAGTTCTGAGTTCATAATCCGCAGCGGACAATTTAACgattgttttcaataaattcaaACAGAATTCTGAAGAAACGGCAAAGCTCTAACCAACTGAGGACTCTTTTCTTCGCTAATTAACCCTAAAGAAGTTATTACAATAGGCATAATCGACAAGGAATACAATCAGGCCACCGAACAGAAGAGTTTACATTAAGAAGAAAAGCGAGAGTTTGGAAGTCGCCAAGAGACACATGGCTCCGTAATCTCCTGAGTTGATACGTGGACGAGCAACAAGCTAAGAGTTGATGTTAAGAAACCTTTAAAAGGAAGcaataaatagaaaagaaagagaaaagagcaacAGTAGTGCCAGCAGCAGTAGTTAAGGAAGATGTTTAAAAGCATCGAGACTGCTAATCACTAACCGAAAACAACTACCCGTATGAACGCAAATGGAACAATTGTTGCACCAGGAAACATGAGGGAAAGATAGGAAACGACGCCTACAGCGACGTCTTCGCAGTCACGACCATTTTCTCCTTCACTGCCGGAAGATTGGCGTGACATCCGAGCGACAGATAGTTCCGAATTTCGACATTTCATGCCGTGGGCATGAAAGACTGAGAAATCTACAACCTGCTCTTACCCACTCGTTGGCGAAGATACCCATACGACAAATCTCAAAATGACAGTTCTCTTATCAgcgaaaaatcagaaaactgttgaaaaagagaaggagaaagcAGTTGCTAACATGAAAACTTTCGAAGCGGTCACAGACTTTCAAGATGTCCCTAACCAATGAACTCCGGTGTGCTAAAAGTCGAACAAAGTTACTCCTAGTGACCAAACAAGGATGATCATAAGCCAGTAACTGTAAAGACGTTTGAGTCCAAACTATTTCTTGCGCAAACTTCAGTTTGGGAGGGGAACTTCATAAAACAAACTGATGACCCACTCCATTCATGCAATTGTGGGAGTATGTGATAGCGTTGCAATAAAGAATTAACGGAGTTCTTTCACTGCCGCACCTGTGCCGCTTCTTCGAGATCTGCTGGTTCCATGCTGTCCATGGTTTCTTCGATCATTTCCTCTATGATTCCGAGTTTCATCATTTCTTGAGACATTTCCCGCAtagttttcattatttctggtacctgaaaaaaagtacatttgATAAAAATTAACCTATGTAGATGATGTGCAAGGCTTTTTTTGCACACACTATTACAACACATCCTTAGAAGGTGAAagatttttcaacaaatttttcgcTGAATATTCCAGGGATATATCTTAAGTAAAGTTCCGTTTCTACTCTGTAACATCATCTTTGTTTTGGTTCCGTCAGTACAATTGAAAGactatgtctttttttctgcatatttcGGAGATTCCCCTGTTCAGCTTAGGACGGTAGCAAATAGCCAGAGGACGCACGGAAGTACATTTCGCTCTAAACAGCTGCAAAAGTTTAGCATCGTACAATAAATGTGCATaacgacgaaaaagaaaagctgtgACGATATTAAAACTTCTAATCAGAACCTCAAAAACCTTTAGGCATTCAGTCAGGGAATATCCAATCAGATATCTCCTGGTGCAAGAATGATACGTTATGATTTGGGTTAGTATGAGGTCGAGATTCCGTGAAAtccattgattttattttataaatgaaTACAGAAATTTGTCGTTCCATGCCTATAACTAACAACACTGCGCAACAGGAACGTGTCAGAAGAACGAGGATGAGTCACAGTTGGAAAAAGGAAGACCTTTCTGCAACAAAACCATGAGATTTCTATATTAGAGAACCgataaaatttggaagaaatgaagacaAAGTTGACTGGAAGTAATGTTCAGCACGAACAATGCTGAAAAGTGCGATATCGTCCGCTTCAAGAAGGAACCTTGGAACCCAAGATCATATCAAAGAGTACTTGCCTAAGCTTCTGATAATTATTGGTATAATTCTGCGTCATCAAATACAATCTGCGAAAGAATACTCAATACCCACTAACGAAAATTGTGCCAGAGTTTTTCGTTTTGTACTGAAATTcgtaaaatttacattttgtttaaaggcatcacttcacgaatctgaggtggtacggatttcaagtggagtattcgtgtacgggatcgtagattataaagAGGTAAGTGATtccgtgcacaaggctggcgcgctccagtcgaactccttgtagaaaattgtgcgccagaacgcgcgaagccgtatcttccgggccgttttttacggcaattaggaagaaatggacggaatcacatccctctccataatctactatcccgtatacgaatactccacctgaaatccgtaccacctcagattggtggtGTGATACCTTTAAGAGAGAAAAGCGTCTTCTAGCTGCAAATGTTTCAAATACGAAACTTTGCAACTGCAACTGATACAAAGaacaaaactgaaaatgaGCCTTGAGACTCTCTTCTGAATCGATGGAACAATTCATGAAAGAGAAACAAGACCTTCGAGCTATTACGTCGTTAAATAAAGCATACTAAACAGACTATTGTAAACATTTCCTACCGGGTaaacaaattttgagagagaagattgatttgtttttgtaaaactAAAGATTTCTTGGCCTTCGTCAAAAAGCTCACCTTTACCAAACTCTGCATCGCTTGCAAGACCTGAGTGGATTTTTGAAGAGATCCTGCCATCCGCATTGTTGCTAGTTGCTCTTGCATACACATTATGACTGAGTTGATTTGTGCCTTGCTAACGTGAATTTTAGCCACAGCCTAGGAAACCAAAACACAtagttcagaaaattttcaggcAAAATTAAGAAGTTACTTTACCTTACGGGATTGAAGTAACGACTTTGCCAGTACAACACATACGTCAcgatctcctttttttgcagcttcTTTTATCTCTTTCGTCACCttaaaattaaaggataaggataaagtatctggcgttaatcaatccgcttgagatgcgccaccatgtcaacttcaattcagaatcagcACTactgcggattcgaacctccgatcgatcatgcaggaagcggaatttCCCTAAG
This is a stretch of genomic DNA from Necator americanus strain Aroian chromosome II, whole genome shotgun sequence. It encodes these proteins:
- a CDS encoding hypothetical protein (NECATOR_CHRII.G5962.T1) is translated as MMGLFGKKKDPKEQVREMQRKMRGEIRALDRQIYGIQREEQKVTKEIKEAAKKGDRDVCVVLAKSLLQSRKAVAKIHVSKAQINSVIMCMQEQLATMRMAGSLQKSTQVLQAMQSLVKVPEIMKTMREMSQEMMKLGIIEEMIEETMDSMEPADLEEAAQEEVDRILWEVTAGELGKAPAAATGELGAEQEATPDLSSMAQRLAELRD
- a CDS encoding hypothetical protein (NECATOR_CHRII.G5961.T2): MSKFYAVAHGFERGIYENWDDAKKQIDDFPQAVYKKFSTREEAEEYFNARQPKKVELAFPEPNLEKYYAVARGYSVGVFTNYEDVKKYIEDYPQPLYKKFDNLDDAVAYFNKFFHGNEKKDPEQEKQEKAPQNEESSNKKIPKEDKTVTYYAVARGHTTGVFLSWEECKKQTAGFKGAKFKKFDNEEEAKMFAEGKTLKQIEEAVAGRKRPAETSSSSDNAAPEKKLKK
- a CDS encoding hypothetical protein (NECATOR_CHRII.G5962.T2), producing MVRRQVDMSVEEIRVDVVDAPEFARPDFLPRCNSVNYHHIIVEISRRRNKLKKKDPKEQVREMQRKMRGEIRALDRQIYGIQREEQKVTKEIKEAAKKGDRDVCVVLAKSLLQSRKAVAKIHVSKAQINSVIMCMQEQLATMRMAGSLQKSTQVLQAMQSLVKVPEIMKTMREMSQEMMKLGIIEEMIEETMDSMEPADLEEAAQEEVDRILWEVTAGELGKAPAAATGELGAEQEATPDLSSMAQRLAELRD